A genomic segment from Nicotiana tabacum cultivar K326 chromosome 9, ASM71507v2, whole genome shotgun sequence encodes:
- the LOC107790755 gene encoding class V chitinase, which translates to MANSVTLFAIIFSCFLLQQLVCTNSQNVKGGYWFKDSGLALNNIDSTLFTHLFCAFADLNPQLNQLIISPENQDSFRQFTSTVQRKNPSVKTFLSIAGGRANSTAYGIMARQPNSRKSFIDSSIRLARQLGFHGLDLDWEYPLSAADMTNLGTLLNEWRTAINTEARNSGRAALLLTAAVSNSPRVNGLNYPVESLARNLDWINLMAYDFYGPNWSPSQTNSHAQLFDPVNHVSGSDGINAWIQAGVPTKKLVLGIPFYGYAWRLVNANIHGLRAPAAGKSNVGAVDDGSMTYNRIRDYIVESRATTVYNATIVGDYCYSGSNWISYDDTQTVRNKVNYVKGRGLLGYFAWHVAGDQNWGLSRTG; encoded by the exons ATGGCTAATTCTGTCACTCTTTTCGCCATTATTTTCTCATGTTTCCTCCTCCAGCAACTAGTTTGCACAAATAGCCAAAATGTTAAGGGAGGATACTGGTTTAAGGACAGTGGATTAGCATTAAACAACATAGATTCAACACTTTTCACTCATCTATTTTGTGCATTTGCCGATCTTAATCCTCAATTAAATCAGTTAATTATTTCGCCGGAAAATCAAGATTCATTCAGGCAATTTACAAGTACAGTTCAAAGGAAAAATCCTTCGGTCAAGACTTTCTTGTCTATAGCTGGAGGAAGAGCTAATTCAACTGCCTATGGAATTATGGCTAgacaaccaaattcaagaaaaagttttattgattcatcaaTAAGATTGGCTAGACAATTAGGATTTCATGGCCTTGATCTTGATTGGGAATATCCATTATCAGCTGCAGACATGACAAACTTAG GGACCCTTTTGAATGAGTGGCGCACCGCTATCAACACGGAGGCGAGAAATTCCGGTAGGGCGGCACTACTTCTCACGGCGGCGGTTTCCAACTCACCCCGAGTCAATGGGTTGAACTACCCAGTTGAATCATTGGCAAGAAACTTAGACTGGATTAACCTTATGGCCTATGATTTCTATGGACCAAATTGGTCACCATCACAAACCAATTCACATGCACAATTATTTGATCCTGTGAACCATGTTAGTGGAAGTGATGGAATTAATGCATGGATTCAAGCTGGTGTTCCAACAAAAAAATTGGTGCTTGGAATTCCATTTTATGGCTATGCGTGGCGATTAGTTAACGCGAATATTCACGGTCTTAGAGCACCTGCTGCCGGAAAATCAAATGTTGGTGCGGTCGATGATGGGTCGATGACTTATAACAGAATTAGGGATTATATAGTGGAGAGTCGCGCCACGACTGTGTATAACGCTACCATTGTTGGAGATTATTGTTACTCTGGTAGTAATTGGATTAGCTATGATGATACTCAAACTGTTAGAAATAAGGTTAATTATGTTAAAGGTAGAGGATTGCTTGGTTATTTTGCATGGCACGTTGCAGGGGATCAAAATTGGGGACTTTCTCGTACAGGTTAG